In a single window of the Nocardioides massiliensis genome:
- the lysS gene encoding lysine--tRNA ligase has product MTDQPTSPEHQADAQADDVPEQMRVRREKRDRLISSGKGAYPIAVPRTHTITAIREYFDDQDLAPDTRTGQQVAITGRVIFLRNTGKLCFVRLREGNGAEIQAMLSLAEIGQDPLDEFKALVDIGDLLSVEGEVITSRRGELSVAATSWTMAAKALRPLPNEHKPLSEEARVRLRYLDMIVRPEAREIVRVKASVLKALRATLDEREYVEVETPILQLTNGGAAARPFKTHLNAFDQEMLLRIALELDLKRAMIGGVDRVYEIGRTFRNEGLDSTHAAEFSMLEAYEAYGDQFSMIALAKALIRNAARAVGRTQVTARDGSIIDLEAEWREASIMDLVSEATGRTITAETPADELRAIAAQHEVDLKDDWGAAEIVVELFEQLVEDSLIQPTFVMDYPAEVKPLAKPHRAQAGLNEAWDLIINGVELGAAYSELNDPVIQRERLEEQSLKAAEGDPEAMELDEVFLRAMEHGMPPAGGIGIGVDRLVMLLTGVGIRESILFPLLRPE; this is encoded by the coding sequence ATGACCGACCAGCCGACTTCCCCCGAGCACCAGGCCGATGCCCAGGCCGACGACGTACCCGAGCAGATGCGGGTACGCCGGGAGAAGCGTGACCGGCTGATCTCCTCGGGCAAGGGCGCCTACCCGATCGCGGTGCCGCGGACCCACACGATCACCGCGATCCGGGAGTACTTCGACGACCAGGACCTCGCGCCCGACACCCGGACCGGGCAGCAGGTGGCGATCACCGGGCGCGTGATCTTCCTGCGCAACACCGGCAAGCTCTGCTTCGTCCGGCTGCGCGAGGGCAACGGCGCCGAGATCCAGGCGATGCTGTCGCTGGCGGAGATCGGGCAGGACCCGCTCGACGAGTTCAAGGCACTGGTCGACATCGGCGACCTGCTGAGCGTCGAGGGTGAGGTCATCACGAGCCGCCGGGGGGAGCTCTCGGTGGCGGCGACCAGCTGGACGATGGCGGCGAAGGCGCTGCGCCCGCTGCCCAACGAGCACAAGCCGCTGAGCGAGGAGGCGCGGGTCCGGCTGCGCTATCTCGACATGATCGTGCGACCCGAGGCCCGCGAGATCGTGCGGGTGAAGGCGTCGGTGCTCAAGGCGCTGCGCGCGACGCTGGACGAGCGGGAGTACGTCGAGGTGGAGACCCCGATCCTGCAGCTGACGAACGGAGGCGCCGCGGCCCGGCCGTTCAAGACCCACCTGAACGCCTTCGACCAGGAGATGCTGCTGCGCATCGCGCTCGAGCTCGACCTCAAGCGCGCGATGATCGGCGGCGTCGACCGCGTCTATGAGATCGGGCGCACCTTCCGCAACGAGGGGCTGGACTCCACCCACGCTGCGGAGTTCTCGATGCTCGAGGCCTATGAGGCGTACGGCGACCAGTTCTCGATGATCGCGCTCGCCAAGGCATTGATCCGCAATGCGGCGCGTGCGGTCGGTCGCACCCAGGTCACCGCTCGCGACGGGTCGATCATCGACCTCGAGGCCGAATGGCGCGAGGCGTCGATCATGGACCTCGTGAGTGAGGCGACCGGACGCACCATCACTGCCGAGACGCCCGCCGACGAGCTGCGCGCGATCGCTGCCCAGCACGAGGTCGACCTCAAGGACGACTGGGGTGCCGCGGAGATCGTGGTCGAGCTGTTCGAGCAGCTCGTGGAGGACTCGCTCATCCAGCCGACCTTCGTCATGGACTACCCCGCCGAGGTCAAGCCGCTCGCCAAGCCGCACCGTGCCCAGGCCGGGCTCAACGAGGCGTGGGACCTGATCATCAACGGCGTCGAGCTCGGGGCGGCGTACTCCGAGCTCAACGACCCCGTCATCCAGCGCGAGCGGCTCGAGGAGCAGTCGCTCAAGGCCGCTGAGGGCGACCCCGAGGCGATGGAGCTCGACGAGGTCTTCCTGCGCGCGATGGAGCACGGCATGCCGCCGGCCGGTGGCATCGGCATCGGTGTCGACCGGCTCGTGATGTTGTTGACCGGGGTCGGGATCCGCGAGTCGATCCTGTTCCCGCTGCTGCGCCCGGAGTGA
- a CDS encoding type III pantothenate kinase — protein MVDADPLPDPLLCVDIGNSRTVVGLVRDGEVIEHWSVQTDERRTSDEWGLLVDGLLQRTEVELAPVGVALCSTVPSVLHEWRTMLAAYFPDCPHVVVEPGIRTGIPVLMDNPREVGTDRIVNALAAARLYDGPVIVVAFGTATTFDVVNGSGQYVGGAIAPGVEISLEALGRRGAQLRKIELRRPRSVIAKNTVEALQSGVLFGYASQVDGIVTRMAAELDVPLAALDVVATGSLAPLVLEECATITDHRPLLTLLGLELVFERNT, from the coding sequence GTGGTTGACGCCGACCCGTTGCCCGACCCGTTGCTCTGTGTCGACATCGGCAACTCCCGCACCGTCGTCGGCCTGGTCCGCGACGGCGAGGTGATCGAGCACTGGAGCGTGCAGACCGACGAGCGGCGTACCTCCGACGAGTGGGGCCTCCTCGTCGACGGCCTGCTCCAGCGCACCGAGGTCGAGCTCGCCCCGGTCGGCGTCGCGCTGTGCTCCACCGTGCCGTCGGTGCTGCACGAGTGGCGCACCATGCTCGCGGCGTACTTCCCCGACTGCCCGCACGTCGTCGTCGAGCCCGGCATCCGCACCGGCATCCCGGTCCTCATGGACAACCCGCGGGAAGTCGGCACCGACCGGATCGTCAACGCCCTCGCGGCGGCGCGGCTCTATGACGGACCGGTCATCGTGGTCGCCTTCGGCACCGCCACGACGTTCGACGTCGTCAACGGGTCCGGGCAGTACGTCGGCGGCGCCATCGCCCCGGGTGTCGAGATCTCGCTGGAAGCGCTGGGTCGCCGCGGCGCCCAGCTGCGCAAGATCGAGCTGCGCCGCCCGCGCTCGGTGATCGCGAAGAACACCGTCGAGGCCCTGCAGTCCGGGGTGCTGTTCGGCTACGCCAGCCAGGTCGACGGCATCGTCACCCGCATGGCCGCCGAGCTCGACGTGCCCCTCGCCGCGCTCGACGTCGTCGCCACCGGCAGCCTCGCCCCCCTCGTGCTCGAGGAGTGCGCCACCATCACCGACCACCGCCCGCTGCTGACGCTGCTCGGGCTGGAGCTGGTCTTCGAGCGCAACACGTAG
- the nadC gene encoding carboxylating nicotinate-nucleotide diphosphorylase: protein MTPDHVVARTSYADLPSELTTELRAAGLGPEDLYGAVARAISEDVPGTDVTSVATIPETLPGTADLVARRPGTIAGLGVAELVLRYVIGPDVEVARHAADGDRVEPGAVLMSVTGPVLRLLVAERTALNYLGRLSGIATETARWVEALAGTATRVRDTRKTTPGWRDLEKYAVRCGGGVNHRRSLSDQALVKDNHVLGAGGVVEAYRAVRDHYAGQVPPLAIQVEVDSLEQLRELLDAGAEQVLLDNMTPEQVAEAVELTAGRAQLEASGGLDLEVAAAYARAGVDFLAVGALTHSARVLDIGLDLREEAGRG from the coding sequence ATGACCCCCGACCACGTCGTCGCCCGCACGTCGTACGCCGACCTTCCCTCCGAGCTCACCACCGAGCTGCGCGCGGCCGGCCTCGGCCCCGAGGACCTGTACGGCGCCGTGGCCCGCGCGATCAGCGAGGACGTCCCCGGCACCGACGTCACCAGCGTGGCGACCATCCCCGAGACGCTGCCTGGCACGGCCGACCTCGTCGCGCGCCGGCCCGGCACCATCGCCGGGCTGGGCGTCGCGGAGCTCGTGCTGCGCTACGTGATCGGGCCCGACGTCGAGGTCGCCCGCCACGCCGCCGACGGTGACCGCGTGGAGCCCGGCGCGGTGCTGATGAGCGTCACCGGGCCCGTCCTGCGGCTGCTGGTCGCCGAGCGCACCGCGCTGAACTACCTCGGCCGCCTCTCCGGCATCGCCACCGAGACCGCCCGCTGGGTCGAGGCGCTCGCCGGCACCGCGACCCGCGTGCGCGACACCCGCAAGACCACGCCCGGGTGGCGCGACCTGGAGAAGTACGCCGTGCGCTGTGGTGGCGGGGTCAACCACCGGCGCTCGCTCTCGGACCAGGCCCTGGTCAAGGACAACCACGTGCTCGGAGCGGGCGGCGTCGTCGAGGCCTACCGCGCCGTGCGCGACCACTACGCCGGCCAGGTGCCACCGCTGGCGATCCAGGTCGAGGTCGATTCCCTCGAGCAGCTGCGCGAGCTGCTCGACGCGGGCGCCGAGCAGGTGCTGCTCGACAACATGACGCCCGAGCAGGTCGCCGAGGCCGTCGAACTCACCGCCGGCCGCGCTCAGCTGGAGGCCTCCGGCGGACTCGACCTGGAGGTCGCCGCGGCGTACGCACGGGCCGGGGTGGACTTCCTCGCCGTCGGCGCGCTCACCCACTCCGCCCGCGTTCTCGACATCGGGCTCGACCTGCGCGAGGAGGCCGGCCGTGGTTGA
- a CDS encoding type II toxin-antitoxin system VapC family toxin yields the protein MSVLVVDAALVVDLVCDFPPAAGYRAALASAEAVAAPAHLDAEVLSALGRLHRAGRLTHAAARVEALRTFSAQRWPLQPLLPAAWALTDRIATRDALYVALAASLDAVLLTTDERLRRGAAGLVAVTQPAD from the coding sequence GTGAGCGTCCTCGTCGTCGACGCCGCCCTGGTCGTCGACCTCGTCTGCGACTTCCCGCCAGCCGCGGGCTACCGTGCCGCGCTCGCCTCCGCCGAGGCCGTGGCGGCGCCGGCCCACCTTGACGCGGAGGTGCTGTCAGCGCTCGGACGCCTCCACCGCGCCGGCCGACTGACCCACGCGGCCGCACGCGTGGAAGCACTCCGCACGTTCAGCGCGCAGCGCTGGCCACTGCAGCCCCTGTTGCCGGCGGCCTGGGCGCTGACCGATCGGATCGCGACGCGAGACGCGTTGTACGTCGCCCTCGCGGCCTCACTCGACGCCGTACTGCTCACCACCGACGAACGCCTCCGTCGCGGCGCGGCAGGACTCGTCGCGGTGACCCAGCCTGCCGACTGA
- a CDS encoding FitA-like ribbon-helix-helix domain-containing protein, with product MDVLIKDLPDDVHAELTRRAASRDMSLRAYLREVLAGHVASPSMDQWLDHVRDLGPAHTGGPTGADLVTTARVEDDELVDR from the coding sequence ATGGACGTCCTGATCAAAGACCTCCCCGACGACGTGCACGCAGAGCTGACGCGACGCGCCGCATCGCGTGACATGAGCCTGCGGGCCTACCTGCGAGAAGTGCTCGCCGGCCATGTGGCGAGCCCGTCCATGGACCAGTGGCTGGACCACGTGCGAGACCTCGGCCCCGCTCACACCGGCGGGCCGACCGGGGCCGATCTGGTCACGACAGCGCGCGTCGAGGACGACGAGCTCGTCGACAGGTGA